One window from the genome of Treponema sp. OMZ 838 encodes:
- a CDS encoding sugar ABC transporter permease, with protein sequence MNQRTKRYFHQYWQLYAMLLLPLIYFIIFKYVPIFGNVLAFRRYRPGLGAFGTEWVGLRYFTMFFKDPAFWRAFRNTLTLSLMNLLINFPIPIIFALLLNEIRSVFLKKFVQTVSYMPRFISTVVVIAMAAEILSPSTGILNLLLKNTFDMQPIYFMNEPSYFRTLYIFTDTWQYMGWTAIIYLAAITGINEELYEAAKIDGAGKLQQILYITIPSILPTIMVMLILEIGRLLTLGFEKILLMYTPNNADVSDIIATLVYRTGLANQNYSYATAIGLFTGVIGIFLVASANAVSKRLTDESIY encoded by the coding sequence ATGAATCAAAGAACAAAACGCTATTTTCATCAATATTGGCAGCTTTATGCGATGCTTCTGCTGCCCTTAATTTATTTTATCATATTTAAATATGTTCCGATTTTCGGTAATGTACTTGCATTTAGACGATACCGTCCGGGACTCGGCGCATTCGGCACCGAATGGGTAGGGCTGCGCTATTTTACGATGTTTTTTAAAGACCCTGCTTTTTGGCGCGCATTTAGAAATACGCTGACTCTATCGCTAATGAATTTACTCATAAACTTCCCGATACCGATTATCTTTGCACTCCTCTTAAACGAAATACGTTCCGTTTTTTTAAAGAAATTCGTACAGACGGTTTCATATATGCCGCGCTTTATTTCAACCGTTGTCGTTATTGCAATGGCTGCGGAAATTCTTTCGCCGAGTACCGGTATTTTAAATCTTCTGTTAAAAAACACGTTCGATATGCAGCCGATCTATTTTATGAACGAACCGTCCTATTTTAGAACTTTGTACATCTTCACCGACACATGGCAATATATGGGTTGGACTGCCATTATCTATCTTGCGGCAATTACAGGGATTAACGAAGAATTATACGAGGCGGCGAAGATCGATGGAGCAGGAAAATTGCAGCAGATACTGTATATCACTATACCATCCATCCTGCCGACTATTATGGTTATGCTTATTCTGGAAATAGGCAGATTACTGACGCTTGGCTTTGAGAAGATATTGCTTATGTATACCCCAAACAATGCGGACGTCAGCGATATTATCGCAACACTTGTATACCGTACCGGCTTAGCAAATCAAAATTATTCGTATGCAACCGCAATCGGATTATTTACCGGCGTTATCGGCATTTTCCTCGTTGCCTCTGCAAACGCTGTAAGCAAACGCCTCACCGACGAAAGTATCTATT